Proteins found in one Homo sapiens chromosome 19 genomic scaffold, GRCh38.p14 alternate locus group ALT_REF_LOCI_35 HSCHR19KIR_RP5_B_HAP_CTG3_1 genomic segment:
- the KIR2DL4 gene encoding killer cell immunoglobulin-like receptor 2DL4 isoform a precursor (isoform a precursor is encoded by transcript variant 1; The RefSeq protein has 1 substitution compared to this genomic sequence): protein MSMSPTVIILACLGFFLDQSVWAHVGGQDKPFCSAWPSAVVPQGGHVTLRCHYRRGFNIFTLYKKDGVPVPELYNRIFWNSFLISPVTPAHAGTYRCRGFHPHSPTEWSAPSNPLVIMVTGLYEKPSLTARPGPTVRAGENVTLSCSSQSSFDIYHLSREGEAHELRLPAVPSINGTFQADFPLGPATHGETYRCFGSFHGSPYEWSDPSDPLPVSVTGNPSSSWPSPTEPSFKTGIARHLHAVIRYSVAIILFTILPFFLLHRWCSKKKNAAVMNQEPAGHRTVNREDSDEQDPQEVTYAQLDHCIFTQRKITGPSQRSKRPSTDTSVCIELPNAEPRALSPAHEHHSQALMGSSRETTALSQTQLASSNVPAAGI from the exons ATGTCCATGTCACCCACGGTCATCATCCTGGCATGTCTTG GGTTCTTCTTGGACCAGAGTGTGTGGGCACACGTGG GTGGTCAGGACAAGCCCTTCTGCTCTGCCTGGCCCAGCGCTGTGGTGCCTCAAGGAGGACACGTGACTCTTCGGTGTCACTGTCGTCGTGGGTTTAACATCTTCACGCTGTACAAGAAAGATGGGGTCCCTGTCCCTGAGCTCTACAACAGAATATTCTGGAACAGTTTCCTCATTAGCCCTGTGACCCCAGCACACGCAGGGACCTACAGATGTCGAGGTTTTCACCCGCACTCCCCCACTGAGTGGTCGGCACCCAGCAACCCCCTGGTGATCATGGTCACAG GTCTATATGAGAAACCTTCGCTTACAGCCCGGCCGGGCCCCACGGTTCGCGCAGGAGAGAACGTGACCTTGTCCTGCAGCTCCCAGAGCTCCTTTGACATCTACCATCTATCCAGGGAGGGGGAAGCCCATGAACTTAGGCTCCCTGCAGTGCCCAGCATCAATGGAACATTCCAGGCCGACTTCCCTCTGGGTCCTGCCACCCACGGAGAGACCTACAGATGCTTCGGCTCTTTCCATGGATCTCCCTACGAGTGGTCAGACCCGAGTGACCCACTGCCTGTTTCTGTCACAG GAAACCCTTCTAGTAGTTGGCCTTCACCCACTGAACCAAGCTTCAAAACTG GTATCGCCAGACACCTGCATGCTGTGATTAGGTACTCAGTGGCCATCATCCTCTTCAccatccttcccttctttctccttcatcgctggtgctccaaaaaaaaaa ATGCTGCTGTAATGAACCAAGAGCCTGCGGGACACAGAACAGTGAACAGGGAG GACTCTGATGAACAAGACCCTCAGGAGGTGACATACGCACAGTTGGATCACTGCATTTTCACACAGAGAAAAATCACTGGCCCTTCTCAGAGGAGCAAGAGACCCTCAACAGATACCAGCGTGTGTATAGAACTTCCAAATGCTGAGCCCAGAGCGTTGTCTCCTGCCCATGAGCACCACAGTCAGGCCTTGATGGGATCTTCTAGGGAGACAACAGCCCTGTCTCAAACCCAGCTTGCCAGCTCTAATGTACCAGCAGCTGGAATCTGA
- the LOC128966733 gene encoding putative killer cell immunoglobulin-like receptor like protein KIR3DP1 has protein sequence MSLMVVSMACVGFFLLQGAWPHEGGQDKPFLSAWPSPVVSEGEHVALQCRSRLGFNEFSLSKEDGMPVPELYNRVFRNTVFIGPVTPAHAGTYRCRGSHPHFLTGWSAPSNPLVIMVTGVHRKPSLLAHPGPLVKSEETVILQCWSDVMFEHFLLHREGKFNDTLRLTGELHDGVSKANFSIGRMTQDLAGTYRCYGSVPHSPYQLSAPSDPLDIVITGLCGKPSLSAQPRPMVKAGESVTLSCSSRSSYDIYHLSRDGEAHELRFPAVPKVNGTFQANFPLGPATHGGTYRCFGSFRDSPYEWSDLSDPLLVSVTDSMKEKGKDVIL, from the exons ATGTCGCTCATGGTCGTCAGCATGGCGTGTGTTG GGTTCTTCTTGCTGCAGGGGGCCTGGCCACATGAGG GTGGTCAGGACAAGCCCTTCCTCTCTGCCTGGCCCAGCCCTGTGGTGTCTGAAGGAGAACATGTGGCTCTTCAGTGTCGCTCTCGTCTTGGGTTTAACGAATTCAGTCTGTCCAAAGAAGACGGGATGCCTGTCCCTGAGCTCTACAACAGAGTATTCCGAAACACCGTTTTCATAGGCCCTGTGACCCCAGCACATGCAGGGACCTACAGATGTCGGGGTTCACACCCACACTTCCTCACTGGGTGGTCAGCACCCAGCAACCCCCTGGTGATCATGGTCACAG GAGTCCACAGAAAACCTTCCCTCCTGGCCCACCCAGGTCCCCTGGTGAAATCAGAAGAGACAGTCATCCTGCAATGTTGGTCAGATGTCATGTTTGAGCACTTCCTTCTGCACAGAGAGGGGAAGTTTAATGACACTTTGCGCCTCACTGGAGAGCTCCATGATGGGGTCTCCAAGGCCAACTTCTCCATCGGTCGCATGACGCAAGACCTTGCAGGGACCTACAGATGCTACGGTTCTGTTCCTCATTCCCCCTATCAGTTGTCAGCTCCCAGTGACCCTCTGGACATCGTGATTACAG GTCTATGTGGGAAACCTTCTCTCTCAGCCCAGCCGCGCCCCATGGTTAAGGCAGGAGAGAGCGTGACCTTGTCCTGCAGCTCCCGGAGCTCCTATGACATCTACCATCTATCAAGGGACGGGGAGGCTCATGAACTTAGGTTCCCTGCAGTGCCCAAGGTCAATGGAACCTTCCAGGCCAACTTTCCTCTGGGCCCTGCCACCCACGGAGGGACCTACAGATGCTTCGGCTCTTTCCGTGACTCTCCCTACGAGTGGTCAGACCTTAGTGACCCACTGCTTGTTTCtgtcacag ATTCtatgaaggagaaaggaaaagatgtGATACTGTAA